From the genome of Papaver somniferum cultivar HN1 chromosome 2, ASM357369v1, whole genome shotgun sequence, one region includes:
- the LOC113348038 gene encoding U2 small nuclear ribonucleoprotein B''-like isoform X2 yields the protein MDSHFHNQNHRFLNPLYQSQPSIPYHHHTSLVTDSSIVSPVSIHHHHPPYDPSSYIPLQHNNVINYNENKNSDINTLFISGLPDDVKAREIHNLFRRRQGFEFSQLKYTGRGNQVVAFATFLNHHTAMAAMNSLNGATFDPQSGACLHIELARSNSRTKRVREGAGGYLVIDKRGKLSADEKETSSNDGDDGFDEPSGNDNSDSSNKDGLTTAQSADTTIHGDDTGAPANSENTAKGELQPCSTLFIANLGPNCAEDELRQALSPYPGFKIVKMRAKRGMPVAFADFEEVEQANEAMQSLQGTTLPSSDRGGLHLEYARSKMRKP from the exons ATGGATTCTCACTTCCATAATCAAAATCACAGATTTCTTAATCCTCTTTATCAATCTCAGCCTTCAATTCCTTACCATCATCATACATCACTAGTCACAGATTCTTCTATTGTCTCCCCTGTgtcaattcatcatcatcatccaccTTATGATCCTTCTAGTTACATTCCTCTTCAACATAACAATGTAATAAATTACAATGAAAATAAGAACAGTGATATAAATACTCTGTTTATTTCTGGTCTTCCTGATGATGTTAAAGCTAGAGAGATTCATAACTTGTTTCGAAGAAGACAAGGGTTTGAGTTTTCTCAACTTAAATATACTGGTCGTGGCAATCAG GTTGTAGCATTTGCCACATTCCTTAATCACCACACAGCAATGGCAGCAATGAATTCATTAAAT GGTGCAACATTTGACCCCCAATCAGGGGCTTGTCTGCATATTGAGCTGGCCAGATCAAATTCGCGGACAAAACGTGTGCGAGAAG GAGCTGGGGGATACCTTGTAATTGACAAGAGAGGGAAACTTTCAGCAGATGAGAAAGAAACCTCAAGCAATGACG GAGATGATGGATTTGATGAACCATCTGGCAATGATAATTCTGATTCCAGCAACAAGGATGGTTTAACAACCGCACAGAG CGCCGATACCACAATTCACGGTGATGATACTGGAGCTCCAGCGAAT TCAGAAAACACAGCAAAAGGGGAGCTCCAGCCGTGTTCGACATTGTTTATTGCTAATCTGGGTCCAAATTGCGCAGAAGATGAACTGAGGCAGGCTCTGTCCCC ATATCCTGGATTCAAAATTGTTAAGATGCGTGCTAAACGTGGAATGCCTGTTGCATTTGCTGATTTTGAG GAGGTTGAACAAGCCAACGAAGCCATGCAAAGTCTCCAAGGAACCACACTGCCATCATCTGATCGTGGTGGCTTGCACTTAGA ATATGCGAGGTCTAAAATGAGGAAACCATAG
- the LOC113348038 gene encoding uncharacterized protein LOC113348038 isoform X1 encodes MDSHFHNQNHRFLNPLYQSQPSIPYHHHTSLVTDSSIVSPVSIHHHHPPYDPSSYIPLQHNNVINYNENKNSDINTLFISGLPDDVKAREIHNLFRRRQGFEFSQLKYTGRGNQVVAFATFLNHHTAMAAMNSLNGATFDPQSGACLHIELARSNSRTKRVREGAGGYLVIDKRGKLSADEKETSSNDGDDGFDEPSGNDNSDSSNKDGLTTAQSADTTIHGDDTGAPANEQSENTAKGELQPCSTLFIANLGPNCAEDELRQALSPYPGFKIVKMRAKRGMPVAFADFEEVEQANEAMQSLQGTTLPSSDRGGLHLEYARSKMRKP; translated from the exons ATGGATTCTCACTTCCATAATCAAAATCACAGATTTCTTAATCCTCTTTATCAATCTCAGCCTTCAATTCCTTACCATCATCATACATCACTAGTCACAGATTCTTCTATTGTCTCCCCTGTgtcaattcatcatcatcatccaccTTATGATCCTTCTAGTTACATTCCTCTTCAACATAACAATGTAATAAATTACAATGAAAATAAGAACAGTGATATAAATACTCTGTTTATTTCTGGTCTTCCTGATGATGTTAAAGCTAGAGAGATTCATAACTTGTTTCGAAGAAGACAAGGGTTTGAGTTTTCTCAACTTAAATATACTGGTCGTGGCAATCAG GTTGTAGCATTTGCCACATTCCTTAATCACCACACAGCAATGGCAGCAATGAATTCATTAAAT GGTGCAACATTTGACCCCCAATCAGGGGCTTGTCTGCATATTGAGCTGGCCAGATCAAATTCGCGGACAAAACGTGTGCGAGAAG GAGCTGGGGGATACCTTGTAATTGACAAGAGAGGGAAACTTTCAGCAGATGAGAAAGAAACCTCAAGCAATGACG GAGATGATGGATTTGATGAACCATCTGGCAATGATAATTCTGATTCCAGCAACAAGGATGGTTTAACAACCGCACAGAG CGCCGATACCACAATTCACGGTGATGATACTGGAGCTCCAGCGAAT GAGCAGTCAGAAAACACAGCAAAAGGGGAGCTCCAGCCGTGTTCGACATTGTTTATTGCTAATCTGGGTCCAAATTGCGCAGAAGATGAACTGAGGCAGGCTCTGTCCCC ATATCCTGGATTCAAAATTGTTAAGATGCGTGCTAAACGTGGAATGCCTGTTGCATTTGCTGATTTTGAG GAGGTTGAACAAGCCAACGAAGCCATGCAAAGTCTCCAAGGAACCACACTGCCATCATCTGATCGTGGTGGCTTGCACTTAGA ATATGCGAGGTCTAAAATGAGGAAACCATAG